The proteins below come from a single Chryseobacterium bernardetii genomic window:
- a CDS encoding phospho-sugar mutase, giving the protein MNTLEKAKLWLSETFDEETRKAVQALIDSNSPDLEDSFYRELEFGTGGMRGIMGVGTNRLNKYTLGQATQGLANYMLQQFKGEEIKVAIAYDVRHNSKEFGKLVADVLTANGIKVLLFKDHRPTPELSFTVRDKKCNGGIVLTASHNPPEYNGYKVYWNDGAQIVPPNDEAIIKEVYSVKFEEINFNGNDDLIEWIGEEQDDVYIDACIENSTYQNKGKENLNIVFTSIHGTTYTTIPKALAKAGFKKVDLVKEQMIPSGNFPTVESPNPEEPAALEMAMDLAKITNADIVIGTDPDGDRLGIAVRNLDGEMQLLNGNQTNTILTYYILNEWRKQGRITGKEFIGSTIVTSDIFYDIAQKFGVECKVGLTGFKWIGKMIREAEGTQKFVCGGEESFGFMTGDFVRDKDSCGSILLACEIAAWCKANGKTMYQYMIEIYEDLGMYFEGLINIVRKGREGAEEIQDMMKNFRENPPKELAGSLVEEVKDFKEQTSLTISSGEKKVMNEIPQSNVLIYYTQDGTKVCVRPSGTEPKIKFYVSVKDAISSEADFKDKLKSLEAKIQAVKTDLNLD; this is encoded by the coding sequence ATGAACACATTAGAAAAAGCGAAACTTTGGTTAAGTGAGACCTTTGATGAAGAAACGAGAAAGGCAGTACAGGCATTAATCGACAGCAATTCCCCGGATCTTGAAGATTCTTTTTACAGAGAACTGGAATTCGGAACAGGAGGAATGCGTGGAATTATGGGAGTAGGAACCAACCGCTTAAATAAATATACATTAGGACAGGCAACTCAGGGATTGGCTAACTATATGCTTCAGCAGTTTAAAGGAGAGGAAATTAAGGTTGCCATTGCCTATGACGTTCGCCACAACTCTAAAGAATTCGGGAAACTGGTAGCAGATGTCTTAACCGCAAACGGAATTAAAGTATTGCTTTTCAAGGATCACAGACCAACTCCTGAGCTTTCTTTCACGGTCCGTGATAAAAAATGTAACGGAGGGATTGTATTAACAGCATCTCATAACCCACCTGAATACAACGGTTATAAAGTATACTGGAATGACGGGGCTCAGATTGTGCCGCCAAATGATGAAGCCATCATCAAAGAAGTATATTCTGTAAAATTCGAAGAAATTAATTTCAACGGAAACGATGATTTGATAGAATGGATCGGTGAGGAACAGGATGACGTGTACATTGATGCTTGTATTGAAAACTCTACTTACCAGAATAAAGGAAAAGAAAACTTAAATATTGTTTTTACTTCTATCCACGGAACTACCTATACTACAATTCCTAAAGCTTTGGCAAAAGCAGGTTTCAAAAAAGTAGATTTGGTTAAAGAGCAGATGATCCCAAGCGGAAATTTCCCTACAGTAGAATCTCCAAACCCTGAAGAACCGGCGGCGTTGGAAATGGCTATGGATCTTGCAAAAATTACCAATGCAGACATCGTTATCGGAACAGACCCGGATGGTGACAGATTAGGAATTGCTGTAAGAAATCTTGATGGTGAAATGCAGTTACTGAACGGGAACCAAACCAATACTATTCTTACTTATTACATCCTGAATGAATGGAGAAAGCAGGGAAGAATTACCGGAAAAGAATTCATTGGTTCTACCATCGTTACTTCAGACATTTTCTATGATATAGCACAGAAATTCGGTGTTGAATGCAAAGTAGGTCTTACAGGATTCAAGTGGATCGGAAAAATGATCCGTGAAGCAGAAGGAACTCAGAAGTTTGTATGTGGTGGAGAAGAAAGTTTCGGATTCATGACCGGAGATTTCGTTCGTGATAAAGACTCCTGTGGAAGCATCCTTTTAGCTTGCGAAATTGCTGCATGGTGTAAAGCTAACGGTAAAACCATGTACCAGTATATGATCGAGATTTATGAAGATCTGGGGATGTATTTTGAAGGATTAATCAACATTGTTAGAAAAGGAAGAGAAGGTGCTGAAGAAATTCAGGATATGATGAAAAACTTCCGTGAAAATCCTCCAAAAGAACTGGCTGGTTCGTTAGTGGAAGAGGTAAAGGATTTCAAAGAACAGACAAGTCTTACCATTTCATCAGGAGAGAAAAAAGTAATGAACGAAATTCCACAGTCTAACGTATTAATTTACTATACACAGGACGGAACTAAAGTTTGTGTAAGACCTTCAGGAACAGAACCAAAAATTAAATTTTATGTTTCAGTAAAAGATGCCATCTCTTCTGAAGCCGATTTTAAAGATAAACTGAAATCATTGGAAGCTAAAATTCAGGCCGTTAAAACAGATTTAAATCTGGATTAA
- a CDS encoding GIN domain-containing protein gives MKKVLYTLMLVAVVSCGKVSPKGNIEKKDVDVPEFVNLDLNGKFRVFYARGPKNFVEIETYPNVANNLDVDVKDKTLFIKEKRGIKGVDFYNVTIYSKYNLEKVAVSDSVEVNISSEIKTDNFRLNMKNNASFMGSVNTRRAEVEMHNRSRANFLGLTKDAVIKISDTASLIAPYWKITNLNIDSKNGNYAEVNVKDSLKGNIQNTAKLIYYNDPIRAFKVDKTTKVENKKLD, from the coding sequence ATGAAAAAAGTACTTTACACATTGATGTTGGTTGCGGTAGTTTCCTGCGGGAAAGTTTCCCCAAAAGGAAATATTGAAAAGAAAGATGTGGATGTTCCGGAATTTGTAAATCTGGATCTTAACGGAAAATTCCGTGTATTTTACGCCAGAGGGCCTAAGAACTTTGTGGAAATAGAAACTTATCCTAATGTTGCCAATAATCTGGACGTAGATGTAAAGGATAAAACTCTTTTCATCAAAGAAAAAAGAGGAATAAAAGGGGTAGATTTTTATAATGTAACCATCTATTCAAAATATAATCTTGAAAAAGTAGCCGTTTCAGATTCGGTAGAAGTAAACATTTCAAGTGAAATTAAAACCGATAATTTCAGACTGAATATGAAAAATAATGCAAGTTTCATGGGATCTGTAAACACCAGAAGAGCAGAAGTGGAAATGCATAACAGAAGCCGTGCTAATTTTTTAGGATTAACCAAAGATGCAGTAATAAAGATCTCTGATACCGCAAGTCTTATTGCTCCTTACTGGAAAATCACCAACCTGAATATTGATTCCAAAAACGGAAATTATGCTGAGGTAAATGTAAAAGATTCTTTAAAAGGGAATATTCAGAACACGGCAAAACTGATCTACTATAATGATCCGATCAGAGCATTTAAAGTAGATAAGACAACGAAAGTTGAAAATAAAAAACTGGATTAG
- a CDS encoding PAAR-like protein produces MESITDKLMVKTQSKRYINDKDGKEKLMATHADIGATFEKNSFGSCKKLNNGPCAPVVTKWEGFYDQIIVEDNNGKALLEDSQANCAVSNAPSITRWYSLRC; encoded by the coding sequence ATGGAAAGTATTACAGATAAACTTATGGTGAAAACCCAAAGTAAACGATACATCAACGATAAAGACGGTAAGGAAAAGCTAATGGCTACTCATGCTGACATTGGTGCCACCTTCGAAAAAAACTCTTTTGGAAGCTGCAAAAAACTTAACAATGGCCCCTGCGCTCCTGTTGTAACGAAATGGGAAGGATTCTACGATCAGATTATTGTAGAGGATAACAATGGAAAAGCCCTTCTTGAAGATTCCCAAGCCAACTGTGCAGTAAGCAATGCTCCCAGTATAACAAGATGGTATTCCTTACGATGTTAA
- a CDS encoding glycosyltransferase family 2 protein, whose protein sequence is MNLSIVIPLLNEEDSLEELFSRIDKVCKTSNLSYEIWFVDDGSTDLSWSIIENLKVQHPQIHAIKFSRNYGKSQALHAAFARTNGDVVITMDADLQDFPEEIPELYNMVIQDNYDIVSGWKKKRFDNVMTKNIPSKLFNAAARKVSGVYLHDFNCGLKAYKKQVVKSVDVYGDMHRYIPVLAANAGFRRITEKEVQHQARPYGTSKFGTERFIRGFLDLVTLWFVSRFGGRPMHFFGAVGTLMFIFGFLSALWLGVSKLIDVARGIYGHLITNNPWFYIALTMMIMGTLLFVAGFLGEMIIRTNREHKNYNIDDVI, encoded by the coding sequence ATGAACTTATCTATAGTTATTCCGTTACTGAACGAAGAGGACTCTCTGGAAGAGCTTTTTTCAAGAATTGATAAAGTCTGCAAAACCAGTAATTTATCTTACGAAATTTGGTTTGTGGATGATGGAAGTACGGATTTATCGTGGAGCATTATTGAGAACTTAAAAGTACAGCATCCTCAGATCCACGCTATTAAATTTTCCCGAAATTACGGGAAGTCTCAGGCGCTTCATGCTGCTTTTGCAAGAACAAACGGAGATGTGGTAATTACCATGGATGCCGACTTACAGGATTTTCCGGAAGAGATCCCGGAACTTTACAATATGGTTATCCAGGATAATTACGATATTGTTTCCGGTTGGAAAAAGAAGCGTTTTGATAATGTAATGACTAAAAATATTCCGTCAAAATTATTCAATGCAGCGGCCAGAAAAGTTTCAGGAGTTTATCTTCACGACTTCAACTGTGGTTTGAAGGCTTACAAAAAGCAGGTTGTAAAATCTGTAGATGTTTATGGAGACATGCACCGCTACATTCCGGTATTGGCAGCCAATGCAGGATTCAGAAGAATTACGGAAAAAGAAGTACAGCATCAGGCAAGACCTTACGGAACTTCAAAATTCGGAACAGAAAGATTTATCCGTGGATTTTTAGATCTGGTAACGCTTTGGTTTGTAAGCCGTTTTGGCGGAAGACCCATGCATTTCTTTGGAGCAGTAGGAACGTTAATGTTTATCTTCGGTTTTCTTTCAGCACTTTGGCTGGGAGTATCTAAACTGATTGATGTGGCAAGAGGAATCTATGGTCATTTAATCACCAATAATCCTTGGTTCTACATTGCTTTAACCATGATGATTATGGGAACATTACTGTTTGTAGCAGGATTCCTTGGAGAAATGATTATCAGAACAAACCGTGAACATAAGAACTATAATATTGATGACGTGATATAG
- a CDS encoding DUF4199 domain-containing protein has translation MTKSPSTLGIILFIATMIFFFVVYTFFSGINYFDISLKANAFVLPVLYAGTAFWSVKTYWNNHRVVTFKEAFKRAFVPMFIGGILSIFSIYAFLNFADTDAKKLLNYQYVQRQKSELDTEYTSARKILKHQKDIDELDQKYKERLQSFSPKAVKGKDMLTASHFSGYFAAILIFYVVLSVFFGAFFRTRSIYQPEETNQD, from the coding sequence ATGACGAAAAGTCCATCAACACTAGGAATTATACTTTTTATTGCTACAATGATCTTTTTCTTTGTAGTATATACTTTTTTCTCGGGAATTAATTATTTTGATATCTCTTTGAAAGCCAATGCTTTCGTTTTGCCTGTTCTTTATGCGGGAACAGCATTTTGGTCTGTGAAAACCTATTGGAACAACCATAGAGTAGTAACTTTTAAGGAAGCATTCAAAAGAGCTTTCGTTCCGATGTTCATTGGAGGAATTCTTTCAATTTTCAGTATTTATGCCTTTTTAAACTTTGCAGATACGGATGCTAAAAAGCTCTTGAACTACCAATATGTTCAAAGACAGAAGTCGGAATTGGATACAGAATATACTTCAGCGAGAAAGATTTTAAAGCATCAGAAAGATATTGACGAGCTGGATCAGAAGTATAAAGAAAGGCTTCAGAGCTTCAGCCCGAAGGCTGTAAAAGGAAAAGATATGCTTACCGCAAGTCATTTTTCAGGATATTTTGCAGCAATTCTTATATTTTACGTAGTTTTGTCGGTGTTTTTCGGAGCATTTTTCAGAACAAGAAGTATCTATCAGCCCGAAGAAACAAATCAAGACTAA
- a CDS encoding metal-dependent hydrolase, protein MKIQFLGQNCFLFTYKDKTILSDPFYNYKKAESGFDIAAQKIDYILLTHAHGDHIADVAEVLQHYPEATVIGVPEVCGYFSQAKNKDDVNLGGSAKIDDLKISMVPAHHTSSFPDGSYGGVPVGYIFRLPEGKNIYLAGDTGVMADMELFPRLYGNIDLSILPIGSHYTMCPRKASFAAAELLKTPKVIGCHFDTFPAIEINHESALKHFADKNVELVLPKLGETFEF, encoded by the coding sequence ATGAAAATACAATTCTTAGGACAAAATTGTTTCCTGTTCACATACAAGGACAAGACAATTTTAAGTGACCCATTTTACAACTACAAAAAAGCGGAATCAGGGTTTGATATTGCCGCTCAAAAAATTGATTACATCCTTTTGACCCATGCCCATGGAGATCATATTGCAGATGTAGCTGAAGTACTGCAGCATTATCCGGAAGCTACTGTAATTGGAGTACCAGAAGTATGCGGATACTTTTCACAGGCTAAAAATAAAGACGATGTCAACTTAGGAGGATCGGCAAAAATAGACGATCTTAAAATTTCCATGGTTCCGGCTCACCACACCAGTTCTTTCCCTGATGGAAGCTACGGCGGCGTTCCTGTAGGGTATATTTTCAGGCTTCCTGAAGGCAAAAACATATATTTGGCCGGAGATACAGGAGTAATGGCAGATATGGAGCTATTTCCAAGATTATACGGGAATATTGACCTTTCTATTCTTCCTATCGGGAGCCACTACACAATGTGCCCAAGAAAAGCATCTTTCGCAGCAGCAGAATTATTAAAAACGCCGAAAGTAATCGGATGTCACTTTGATACTTTTCCTGCTATCGAAATCAATCATGAAAGTGCATTAAAGCATTTCGCTGATAAAAATGTAGAACTTGTTTTACCAAAATTAGGAGAGACGTTCGAATTTTAA
- a CDS encoding SRPBCC family protein — protein sequence MSSNVYVEAQMLIRKPVQDVFEAFINPEVTTHFWFTKSTGKLEEGKTVTWEWEMYGVKNVVNVHKIIPNQLIKTEWGEPSVYVDYEFKTMENGTLVVIKSYGFSQTGEELLRQVNDNTGGFTTVLDGCKAYLEHGINLRLIEDKFPSK from the coding sequence ATGAGTTCCAATGTCTATGTTGAAGCGCAAATGCTTATCAGAAAACCGGTTCAAGATGTTTTTGAAGCATTCATCAATCCTGAGGTAACCACTCATTTCTGGTTTACAAAATCTACCGGGAAATTGGAAGAAGGAAAAACGGTAACATGGGAATGGGAAATGTATGGTGTGAAAAATGTGGTAAATGTTCATAAGATTATTCCTAACCAACTCATTAAAACAGAATGGGGAGAACCTTCAGTGTATGTAGACTACGAGTTTAAAACCATGGAAAACGGAACTCTTGTTGTTATCAAGAGCTATGGATTCAGCCAAACGGGTGAAGAGCTCCTGAGACAGGTTAATGATAATACAGGTGGTTTTACAACAGTTTTAGACGGTTGTAAGGCCTATTTAGAGCATGGGATCAATCTGAGATTGATTGAAGATAAATTTCCGTCGAAATAG
- the menA gene encoding 1,4-dihydroxy-2-naphthoate octaprenyltransferase, with protein sequence MTDWIKAARLRTLPLSLSGIIMGAFIAKWRLYREGGIWDWKIFALALLVTLLYQILSNYANDYGDGVKGTDAKRINEAEARAVASGKITAKQMKNAVILFSALSFIATIALLYVAFIPEYMNEFYIFIGLGVASILAAIGYTVGKKPYGYMGLGDVFVFIFFGLVSVCGSYFLFTKTFSWDILLPGTAVGMMSMAVLNLNNMRDIESDKLSGKNSFALRIGFKNAMIYEMILLQLPLILIFAFLGINGFLQEQNYYVFIVMILMFPLMKLRRNIMSVKEPKELDQYLKQVGIMTFVMAILTAAGLNLFN encoded by the coding sequence ATGACTGATTGGATAAAAGCCGCAAGGCTCAGAACTTTGCCGCTGTCATTAAGCGGAATTATTATGGGAGCCTTCATCGCAAAATGGAGGTTGTACAGAGAAGGAGGAATCTGGGATTGGAAAATTTTTGCATTGGCACTTTTAGTAACACTGCTGTACCAGATTTTATCAAACTATGCTAATGATTATGGCGACGGAGTAAAAGGAACAGACGCCAAAAGAATTAACGAAGCGGAAGCAAGAGCAGTAGCCTCAGGGAAAATTACAGCCAAACAAATGAAGAATGCGGTCATTCTTTTCTCAGCACTGTCTTTCATTGCTACCATCGCATTGTTATACGTTGCTTTCATACCGGAGTATATGAATGAATTTTACATCTTCATCGGGCTGGGAGTAGCAAGTATCTTGGCTGCAATAGGATATACAGTAGGGAAGAAGCCTTATGGGTATATGGGCTTGGGAGATGTCTTTGTGTTTATCTTCTTTGGATTGGTTTCCGTATGTGGAAGTTATTTCCTGTTTACCAAAACATTCAGCTGGGATATACTGCTGCCGGGAACTGCAGTAGGGATGATGAGTATGGCCGTTCTGAACCTGAACAATATGAGAGATATTGAAAGTGATAAACTGTCAGGAAAAAACAGCTTTGCATTAAGAATCGGATTCAAAAATGCAATGATCTATGAAATGATCCTGTTACAGCTTCCATTGATATTGATCTTTGCTTTCCTGGGAATCAACGGATTTCTGCAGGAGCAGAACTATTATGTTTTTATTGTAATGATTCTTATGTTTCCTTTAATGAAACTGAGAAGAAATATCATGTCAGTAAAAGAGCCGAAAGAACTGGATCAGTATTTAAAGCAAGTGGGAATAATGACGTTTGTAATGGCTATTCTTACGGCTGCCGGACTTAATTTGTTTAACTAA
- a CDS encoding 1,4-dihydroxy-2-naphthoyl-CoA synthase, with product MIEWKTVKEYEDITYKKCNGVARIAFNRPEVRNAFRPKTTSELYDAFYDASEDPSIGVVLLSGEGPSPKDGGWAFCSGGDQKARGHQGYVGEDGRHRLNILEVQRLIRFMPKVVIAVVPGWAVGGGHSLHVVCDLTLASEEHAIFKQTDADVTSFDGGYGSAYLAKMVGQKKAREIFFLGRNYSAQEAFEMGMVNKVVPHAELEDTAYEWAQEILGKSPMSIRMLKFAMNLTDDGMVGQQVFAGEATRLAYMTDEAKEGRNAFLEKRKPNFGDDKWIS from the coding sequence ATGATCGAGTGGAAAACCGTTAAGGAATACGAAGATATTACCTATAAAAAATGTAATGGTGTAGCAAGAATCGCTTTCAACAGACCGGAAGTACGTAATGCTTTCAGGCCGAAAACAACTTCAGAATTATATGATGCTTTTTATGATGCTTCCGAAGACCCTTCAATAGGGGTTGTTTTACTTTCAGGAGAAGGACCAAGTCCTAAAGATGGAGGTTGGGCTTTCTGCAGTGGTGGAGATCAAAAAGCAAGAGGCCATCAGGGATATGTAGGAGAAGACGGAAGACACCGTCTAAATATCCTGGAAGTTCAGCGTCTGATCCGTTTCATGCCGAAGGTTGTAATTGCAGTAGTTCCGGGATGGGCAGTAGGTGGCGGACACTCTCTTCATGTGGTGTGTGATCTTACTTTAGCCAGTGAAGAGCATGCTATTTTTAAACAAACAGATGCCGATGTAACAAGTTTTGATGGTGGTTACGGATCTGCTTACCTTGCGAAAATGGTAGGACAGAAAAAAGCCCGTGAAATTTTCTTTTTAGGAAGAAACTATTCCGCTCAGGAAGCTTTTGAAATGGGAATGGTAAATAAAGTAGTCCCTCACGCAGAATTGGAAGATACCGCTTACGAATGGGCTCAGGAAATATTAGGAAAATCTCCGATGTCTATCAGAATGCTAAAGTTTGCCATGAATCTTACAGATGACGGGATGGTGGGTCAGCAGGTATTTGCCGGAGAAGCAACACGTTTAGCTTACATGACAGATGAAGCTAAAGAAGGAAGAAATGCATTCCTTGAAAAAAGAAAACCAAACTTCGGAGACGATAAGTGGATATCATAA
- a CDS encoding tetratricopeptide repeat protein, with the protein MKKLILGMAIVASAFAFGQKGDVNAKLQATNKEAMDAYNAKNYAAAAPKFVEIYDLLKANGQDNKIYMYYAGLSHALANNSDPAIKIYTDLVNSGFTGVETTYTAKEKKSGQVVNLDKATWELMKKNSDYSDFKTEQSAGVEVDLYETLSLLLLNAKKPNEALVIIEKGLAKFPNNAKLKENQTTAYLQSGNMDKFVTNLKEQLAKNPNDATNWYNLGVMQAKTPATVNDALESFKKAIELKPDFANAYQNLVYTTIGDDSKIVADINALRKDKPDEASKLIDARRERFAKALPFAESWYKVDPKNIDAVSTLKEIYVVTKNLDKVKEMKAKEAELSAAAPAK; encoded by the coding sequence ATGAAGAAACTAATTTTAGGAATGGCTATCGTAGCATCTGCTTTTGCCTTTGGACAGAAGGGAGATGTAAATGCTAAGCTTCAGGCTACCAACAAAGAAGCTATGGACGCGTATAATGCAAAAAATTATGCGGCTGCAGCACCTAAGTTTGTAGAAATTTACGACTTATTGAAAGCGAATGGCCAGGATAACAAGATATATATGTATTATGCAGGGCTTAGCCATGCATTAGCCAACAACAGTGATCCGGCTATCAAAATATATACAGATCTTGTAAATTCAGGATTTACAGGAGTAGAAACTACTTACACTGCTAAAGAAAAGAAGAGCGGTCAGGTTGTTAATTTAGATAAAGCTACCTGGGAACTTATGAAAAAGAATTCTGACTATTCAGATTTCAAAACAGAGCAGTCTGCAGGAGTAGAAGTAGATCTATATGAAACCTTGTCTTTATTGCTTCTTAACGCTAAAAAGCCAAACGAAGCTCTTGTAATCATTGAGAAAGGATTGGCTAAATTCCCAAACAATGCTAAATTGAAGGAAAATCAGACCACTGCCTATCTGCAGTCTGGAAATATGGATAAATTCGTTACCAACTTAAAAGAGCAGTTAGCGAAGAACCCTAATGATGCCACCAATTGGTATAACCTTGGGGTAATGCAGGCAAAAACTCCGGCTACAGTTAATGACGCTTTAGAATCATTCAAAAAAGCTATTGAACTTAAGCCAGATTTCGCTAATGCTTACCAGAACCTTGTATACACTACCATTGGAGACGACTCTAAAATTGTAGCTGATATCAATGCATTAAGAAAAGATAAGCCGGATGAAGCTTCTAAACTAATTGATGCCAGAAGAGAAAGATTTGCAAAAGCTTTACCGTTTGCAGAAAGCTGGTATAAAGTAGATCCTAAGAATATTGATGCTGTAAGCACATTGAAAGAGATTTACGTTGTAACTAAAAATCTGGATAAAGTGAAAGAAATGAAAGCTAAAGAAGCTGAGCTAAGTGCAGCTGCACCAGCAAAATAA